In Nitrospira sp., a single window of DNA contains:
- a CDS encoding type II toxin-antitoxin system RelE/ParE family toxin, with the protein MTYRLVIKPSASRELERLEDQWLRRADEAIRKLADNPWPHGAKKLSGVPLYRIRAGTFRIVYEVNDAQHLVTVVTIGHRREVYRK; encoded by the coding sequence GTGACGTATCGACTTGTCATCAAGCCTTCGGCAAGCCGGGAGCTTGAGCGGCTGGAGGATCAGTGGCTTCGTCGGGCAGATGAAGCAATCCGAAAGTTAGCCGATAACCCATGGCCACATGGCGCAAAGAAACTCAGTGGCGTGCCGTTATACCGCATACGGGCAGGGACCTTTCGGATCGTGTACGAGGTGAATGACGCACAGCATCTGGTGACCGTCGTGACGATCGGTCACCGCCGAGAAGTCTACCGAAAATAA
- a CDS encoding DUF4258 domain-containing protein produces MDIETIQAKVSAGEYLYSRHADNERKIDHLTFRQVKEAMLSGTMLEQYPDTGRGETCLVVGVSGNTPIHVVCGWHGEKIVLVTVYIPNPPKFTDPWTRAR; encoded by the coding sequence ATGGACATCGAGACGATACAAGCGAAGGTGAGCGCCGGCGAGTATTTGTACAGTCGTCATGCGGATAACGAGCGCAAAATCGATCACTTGACCTTCAGGCAAGTCAAAGAAGCGATGCTGTCCGGTACAATGCTTGAGCAATACCCTGACACTGGCCGTGGCGAGACATGTCTGGTCGTGGGGGTATCCGGGAACACGCCGATACACGTGGTGTGCGGGTGGCATGGAGAGAAAATTGTGTTGGTGACCGTATATATTCCGAATCCACCGAAATTTACCGATCCCTGGACACGAGCGAGGTGA